A window of the Pseudomonas fluorescens genome harbors these coding sequences:
- a CDS encoding tyrosine-protein phosphatase, which produces MFPRLLCSLSVLSLSIAAAHAADLDTPRLQGIDNFRDVAGITTAYSTAHDGTMRAGVFYRSNALTPTASDLATLNGLGIKAVYDLRTPSEIAATPDTMISGATYQNIDIIGATTSGANITTVSFKSAADAIAMMQETNRAFVSDAGMRGQLGVLFNELAGVDGAALFHCTAGKDRTGWTAAVLQSIAGVDNATIMSNYLATNDYTADRVAKTLAMMPPSMAAIYAPLLGVEASYLQAGLDQVTAQYGSMDNYLKQGLGLSQETIYVLRGKMVEYNSLPGQAGLIGNAAAGAQLLQELQNSKLSGTYSAYNYYLQSAIDAGTLGGVESTVGGQVHADAASYLLRQNAMIEQAAAPFAGGTDLKVGQYRLWSTALAGYLGTDGSAHAQSSNEHSQGLMFGVTQRFSEQLSARGGIGYSKGSVGGAGGEADTDFTFLDLGARYGFTSLERGLFVDANLSAGYVDYESKRDLGGGLGSAKGDTHGNLSGATLALGYRMPMNDVVLEPSLGVRVSRLDLSGFQEKGSELALDVDDIQETRRSAVANLDVSFAPMPMGAWQLVPGVRVGYERVLGDHQVDSEGHLLGLDIEQRAAFDNRDQFSGGVNLMANLGALSLGAEVGASGGGDSHGFSGGLKASYQF; this is translated from the coding sequence GTGTTTCCACGTCTTCTGTGTTCGCTGTCCGTGTTGAGTCTGTCCATCGCCGCCGCCCACGCGGCCGACCTTGATACCCCGCGCCTGCAGGGCATCGACAACTTCCGCGATGTCGCCGGTATCACCACCGCTTATTCCACAGCCCACGACGGCACCATGCGCGCCGGGGTGTTCTACCGCTCCAACGCGCTGACGCCGACGGCATCGGACCTGGCGACCCTCAATGGTCTGGGGATCAAGGCCGTTTACGACCTGCGCACCCCCAGTGAAATCGCGGCCACGCCGGACACGATGATCAGCGGGGCGACCTATCAGAACATCGACATCATCGGCGCCACGACCTCGGGGGCGAACATCACCACGGTCTCGTTCAAAAGCGCCGCCGATGCGATTGCGATGATGCAGGAAACCAACCGCGCCTTCGTCAGCGACGCCGGCATGCGCGGGCAACTGGGCGTGCTGTTCAACGAACTGGCCGGTGTCGACGGCGCCGCGCTGTTCCATTGCACCGCCGGCAAGGACCGCACCGGTTGGACCGCCGCTGTGCTGCAAAGCATCGCCGGGGTCGACAACGCGACGATCATGAGCAACTACCTGGCGACCAACGACTACACCGCCGACCGTGTGGCCAAGACTCTGGCGATGATGCCGCCGAGCATGGCCGCGATCTACGCGCCGCTGCTGGGCGTCGAGGCCAGTTATCTGCAAGCGGGCCTGGATCAGGTGACCGCGCAATACGGCAGCATGGACAACTACCTCAAGCAGGGGCTGGGTTTGTCTCAGGAAACGATTTATGTGCTGCGCGGCAAAATGGTCGAGTACAACAGCCTGCCCGGTCAGGCAGGGCTGATCGGCAACGCCGCCGCTGGCGCGCAACTGTTGCAGGAATTGCAGAACAGTAAACTGTCGGGCACCTACAGCGCCTACAACTACTACCTGCAATCGGCCATCGACGCCGGCACTCTGGGCGGTGTCGAGTCCACGGTCGGCGGTCAAGTGCACGCCGATGCGGCGAGTTATCTGCTGCGTCAGAACGCAATGATCGAGCAAGCTGCCGCGCCGTTTGCCGGCGGCACCGACCTCAAGGTCGGCCAGTACCGCTTGTGGAGCACCGCGCTCGCCGGTTACCTCGGCACCGACGGCTCGGCCCATGCGCAAAGCAGCAACGAACACAGCCAGGGCCTGATGTTTGGCGTCACCCAGCGTTTCTCCGAACAGCTCAGCGCTCGCGGCGGGATCGGTTACAGCAAAGGCTCGGTGGGCGGTGCAGGTGGCGAGGCCGATACCGATTTCACCTTCCTCGACCTTGGCGCCCGTTATGGCTTCACCAGCCTGGAACGTGGCCTTTTTGTCGATGCCAACCTCAGTGCCGGTTACGTCGACTACGAGAGCAAGCGCGACCTCGGCGGCGGCCTCGGTTCGGCGAAGGGCGACACTCACGGCAATCTCAGCGGCGCCACGCTGGCGCTGGGTTATCGCATGCCGATGAACGATGTGGTTCTGGAGCCAAGCCTCGGCGTGCGGGTCAGCCGTCTGGACCTGTCGGGCTTCCAGGAGAAGGGCAGCGAACTGGCCCTCGATGTCGATGACATTCAGGAAACCCGGCGCAGTGCGGTGGCCAATCTCGACGTTTCGTTCGCCCCGATGCCGATGGGCGCTTGGCAACTGGTGCCGGGCGTGCGGGTCGGTTATGAGCGTGTGTTGGGCGATCATCAGGTCGACAGCGAAGGCCACCTGCTGGGGCTGGATATCGAACAGCGTGCGGCGTTCGACAACCGCGATCAGTTCAGCGGCGGCGTCAACCTGATGGCCAACCTCGGCGCGCTTAGCCTGGGCGCCGAAGTAGGTGCCAGCGGTGGCGGCGACAGCCACGGTTTCAGCGGCGGGCTCAAGGCCAGTTATCAGTTCTGA
- a CDS encoding AraC family transcriptional regulator — translation MYSSPTRQTIILRSADMSCDDFGALFSRMFGNRYGDTPPPPKDIIIGGVYGRHDGVSFRRMHYRGDFTVAFPEPYDEITFVIPTAGRIIFNDSPESLGLPHIGLAIDKADLRSMRFVDNHAQHGMSISRAALTERLSSLLGRPIVHKLHFEPRVDLNSPAFQGIRALIDLATGTEFDLLLNAGSLMPSRLREMLVDAVLEAWPHNFSEALRRPEAQIAPRHVKQAIEYIQAHPEQLVSGTDLAGLVNVSLRALQEGFRRFVGTSIVAYQRQVRLERACDALKQGQSSSVTDVALQFGFSNVGRFCQYFQDAYGVSPAEMRKGLR, via the coding sequence GTGTACTCAAGCCCGACGCGCCAGACCATCATCCTCAGATCCGCCGATATGTCCTGCGACGACTTCGGCGCTTTGTTTTCCCGCATGTTCGGCAATCGTTATGGCGACACACCGCCGCCGCCCAAGGACATCATCATCGGCGGCGTCTACGGTCGACACGACGGGGTCAGTTTCCGACGCATGCATTACCGGGGCGATTTCACCGTGGCGTTCCCCGAGCCCTACGATGAAATCACCTTTGTCATTCCCACCGCCGGCAGGATTATCTTCAACGACTCGCCCGAATCCCTGGGCCTGCCGCACATCGGGCTGGCCATCGACAAGGCGGATCTGCGCTCGATGCGTTTCGTCGACAATCATGCGCAGCACGGCATGTCGATCAGCCGCGCGGCGCTCACCGAACGGCTGTCGTCACTGCTGGGACGACCGATCGTGCACAAGCTGCATTTCGAGCCGAGGGTGGATCTGAACAGCCCGGCGTTTCAGGGCATTCGTGCGCTGATCGATCTGGCCACCGGCACCGAGTTCGACCTGTTGTTGAACGCCGGTTCGCTGATGCCGTCGCGCCTGCGGGAGATGCTGGTAGACGCGGTGCTGGAAGCCTGGCCGCACAATTTCAGCGAGGCCTTGCGCCGCCCCGAAGCGCAAATCGCGCCACGGCATGTGAAACAGGCCATCGAATATATTCAGGCACATCCCGAGCAACTGGTCAGCGGCACGGATCTGGCGGGACTGGTGAACGTCAGCCTGCGGGCGTTGCAGGAAGGGTTCCGGCGGTTCGTCGGCACTTCGATTGTCGCGTACCAGCGACAGGTCAGGCTGGAGCGTGCCTGTGATGCATTGAAGCAAGGCCAATCGTCATCGGTAACTGACGTGGCCCTGCAATTCGGATTCAGCAACGTCGGCCGTTTCTGCCAGTATTTCCAGGATGCTTATGGCGTGAGCCCCGCAGAAATGCGAAAAGGACTGCGCTGA